The DNA sequence TATAGCACCGTCAAAGATAGTAAATAGAAATCGTAATAGGCTATTCTACTCAGAATCTATCGCTGCTTCTTGCCTACATGTGCGCATATTATGTCCTGCCTCGCCGCAGCGTCCACAGCGTCGTTGGCTAGGCTCGCCTGCCTCAACGCGCActctcttcttcgccttcttcctATCACTACATGCCCCAAACTCCTTAAGAGTCGTCAGTCGCACGCCCTCATCAATTGTTAAGGTCCCTTGCTGCTGTAAGCGCTTCCTTTTATATGATCTACGCTTACTTGAGGCCTCGTTGGCGGCTTGGAGCTCAGCGTTGCGCTTGGTCATTAACACCAGAGAATGCGCTATCATCTCTGCACCTTTTGACAGGCTTTTGATCGCCTCAACCATATACGTAGGTGAGCTATCTACATGTCTTCGAATCCTCTCTTGAATCAGCTTTGATTGCGACCCAAGTTCTAGGGTATTGCTTGGAGTTTGCGACTGCCAGGGACCGTCCTCGACGGTAGGTAGCAGTGGAGTGCGCAGCCGCACGTCAAGCGTCGATATCACAGCCTCTGGATTAAATGGGACTAAGCCAGCGCCTCGAAAGCTTCCTTGTATATTGGCCTTTGTAATCGCAGCGTCAAAAGCGCCTTTAAAGCACGGTAGGAACTCTAGTTTAGTGATATGGGTGATCTTGTTGCGCATTAGATCCTCGGCTTGGCGGCCATACGCTGTCTTCAAAGGCGAGAAACACCCCACATCAAGAGGCTGTAGTAGGTGCGACGAGTGAGGAGGCATGCAGAGAGTAATAATGTTGTGATCCTTGCAGTACTGCTGGAAATCGAGCGAGTCGTGGCTCTCGTGGCCGTCGATAATAAGCAGACGATAGTTTCCTACAGTCCTCTTCTTTGTGTGAGCGTCAAAGTGCTTTAACCACTCTAGACCAAGCTTGTTTGTTGTCCAGCCGTTCTCAGAGACTGCAATAACCCAGTCGCGAGGTAGGTTATCTTCCTTGTACCAGGCAGAGAGGTGGTTCTTGCCTTTGAAGATGATAAAAGGTGGGATTGCCCACCCAGTCGCGTTGATACCCTGGATCACTGTAgcccactcgcgattgcccTGCTGAACGCTCTTTGGTCGTCCTCGACGCTCAGAGCCTGTGACTACTGCTCCAGTTGATATCATGCCCATCATGAAGCCAGACTCGTCAAAGTTGTGGGTGTCCTCATCAAGGATACCGTACTTGGCCTTTGTGTTCTCCACAAGTCGGAACCAGCCTTGTATAACCTCAGGATCCTCACAGAGGGCTCGCTTGTAGTCATACTTGCGATTGAATTTGACCTTAAGCTCAGGGCGACGTTTGACGAAGGTTGCAGCCCAGTTCTGACCAACAGGGTCGCGGTGGCGCTCAGCCAACAAAGAATTAGCCATATCCTGCACAGCAGCAAGTCGGGGCGGAAATCCTCGCGCGTCGAGGTCAAGGATATGCTGGACAATTACATCCTCCTCTGTCTTAAGGAGGTTCATTGAGTTAGGCGTACAATCGCTCCGAAGAGGTAttccagcgcgtcggcgccCAAGAGTTACTCGAGATACGTTGTAGATAGCTGCAGCGCGTCTCTGCGACAGCGTCGCGTCGCGTTCGATAGCCTTGAGAGCAAGCTGTAATCGAGCCTCTTTTAAAGCTGGTAGATTGTTTTGTTGTTGGCTCATTGTGAAAGTACTGTAGGTAACAGTATGTTTTGGTGGGGTCTTAGCGGagtggcccactcgcccgtgtggcccactcgcccgtgaGGTACGTtagtggatatggtgttccccgcgcatcacgcgaatccgcgcatcacacgcacggacacgttacAGTAGGGTCCCAATCTGTAAGGTCATCATGAACCGACGGAAAATTTGAGTTGGAGCGGTCAGCGATCAATCACTCGACTAGAGCAGCTGCGCCTCTAACCGAGACACCACGATGATTGTTAGCTCCACGACGGGTGCTTGTGGTGGTGATGATCGCCGCGGGGGTTGTTAGCcgaaagaagaaggagatAACTAGAGGATCTGCACGGCGCCAAGAGAGAGACACAAGAGAAGTTCAGAATTCCATAGTATCCATGAATCGCACCTTCCTACCTTTCCCGCCACGCAAGCGACAGCACTAGTTGTTCTTCTCCGGTTTTATGGGCTTAAGTCGCTCTGTGCTTGCGCTTTCATCGAAGACCTGCGACGTGACCCGCACGGCCACGGAACTCGAGCCGACAGGCGACCCCGCGCTTCAACTACCAGCTTACTCCCTTAACATCCAACTTGATATAGCCCCTCCAACCCTTCTACCGTTTTCAAACGGGAGGGTTTCCGGCTACGTTGCGATACTCAGCCCATACTTCGTGTTCTGTTTGTGGAATGCCACCACTCACGGGCTGCAGTGACCTAGCGACGCATGAAACGCCAATTGTGGCTCGTAAATTAGATTGCCGAGACATACGCCCCTAGGCGATGAAAGAAGATTTCCTCCGTACCGACTTCCGCATGCACGTGCCGAGCATCCCATTTCCACCATTGAGATATCACAATAAGGCGGAGATGGCAATCTCGTTTCTCCACTCCTGGCTCATTCCGAGGGTTTCGCGAGGGTCCACACGGGCATCCTTCGCAACTAGACAAGCACTGCCATGATATATAGTGTCTGTTCACGTCGACCATTTGTTTCTACCCTGTATCCGCTTCTTCCGCCTACTCCGGCCTACTTCCATCCGCTGTGGTTAGTTTGTACCGCCAGGATGCGCTGCTCTATCGTTGTTTCCATTCTGTCGGTCGTGACGGCGGTATACGGTTATGCTGATCCCATGGCATGCTCTGGTGTTTGCACAAATGCTCACGATCCCGCCCTCATCCGCCGCGCTGATGGCACGTACTACCGCTTCTCGACCGGTGGCAAGATCGCTATCCACACGGCGCCATCTATCACCGGACCCTGGACCTACAAAGGTGCTGCCATCCCTGCTGGGTCGAAGATCAACTTAGCTGGCAAGGACGATCTATGGGTATGTCTTCTATGAGACACGCAATCACTTGGTGACGTGCTAACCCAGTTGCAAGGCTCCTGATGTAACCTTAGTTGGCGATACGTACTACCTATACTACAGCGTGTCGTCTTTCGGTGTACAGAACTCAGCCATTGGAGTCGCAACCAGCAAGGATCTCAACACTTGGACTGATCATGGCGCAACTGGCATTGCTTCGAGTGCCGGCAAGAATTATAATGCTATTGATGGAGCGCTCTACTGGGACGGTTCCAAGTTTGTCATGTCCTTCGGATCGTTCTGGTCGGATATCTTCAGCATCAACATGGCCAACCCACCCCTCAAGACCAGTTCCTCAACCATGACCAACATTGCATTCAAACCCGGGGGTACTCATGCTCAGGAAGGTCCATACATTGCGCTCAACGGAAACTACCATtacctcttcttctctgtCGGCCAGTGCTGCGGCTTTGACAGCAATAGGCCCGCTGCTGGTCAGGAGTACAAGATTCAAGTCTGCAGATCAAGAAGCGCCACTGGCGGCTTCGTCGATAAGAACGGCGTGGATTGTACCAAGGGTGGCGGCACCACGGTTCTCGAGTCTCATGGTTGGGTCTATGGACCTGGTGGCCAAGGAGTTTACTATGATCCTAAGCTCGGCCCTGTCCTCTACTACCACTACGTCGACACACGTATTGGCTACGCCGATGGTCAAA is a window from the Pyrenophora tritici-repentis strain M4 chromosome 7, whole genome shotgun sequence genome containing:
- a CDS encoding Glyco-hydro-43 domain containing protein, which encodes MRCSIVVSILSVVTAVYGYADPMACSGVCTNAHDPALIRRADGTYYRFSTGGKIAIHTAPSITGPWTYKGAAIPAGSKINLAGKDDLWAPDVTLVGDTYYLYYSVSSFGVQNSAIGVATSKDLNTWTDHGATGIASSAGKNYNAIDGALYWDGSKFVMSFGSFWSDIFSINMANPPLKTSSSTMTNIAFKPGGTHAQEGPYIALNGNYHYLFFSVGQCCGFDSNRPAAGQEYKIQVCRSRSATGGFVDKNGVDCTKGGGTTVLESHGWVYGPGGQGVYYDPKLGPVLYYHYVDTRIGYADGQKKFGINRINFSSGWPVV